The following proteins are co-located in the Branchiostoma lanceolatum isolate klBraLanc5 chromosome 16, klBraLanc5.hap2, whole genome shotgun sequence genome:
- the LOC136421924 gene encoding glycine receptor subunit alpha-2-like, protein MTATIQYTMVWVDNRLSELTSHVTPVSSTLLWVPPLAFGTTVRRVTYIADDRKDNSTINMWLQRQGFMFYKLTRKLELICPPSLEKFPFDDYECSIELHGYGGVVFPLRQPSKSYEAGPVEVDMTAVTSQFVMTGLKLSSRVTPLNKHTGCELFGANCTFPTNDCPLMKGCSEESDECYWCKHLVGTCSYMSATDQCSNTSSGLATLEVQLSFSRRRWSHVYRTFVPSVVIVGCSWISFWLHPSDITARVQLCITVLLGLITTAGNRKEHGVTVVRAEDVWMCGGVIIVTLALFETVVVNSILRGNLSFCKSRGTRVEPIQGPSTAWAEDEEKEETSSASNETTASRVDFFSRILFPIGFTVFVAGFLLYYI, encoded by the exons ATGACGGCGACGATTCAATACACCATGGTTTGGGTCGACAATCGGCTGTCAGAGCTGACAAGTCATGTGACGCCGGTTTCCAGTACTCTCCTCTGGGTGCCTCCACTCGCCTTCGGAACAACCGTTCGGAGGGTCACGTACATCGCTGATGATAGGAAAGACAACAGCACAATAAACATGTGGCTTCAGCGTCAAGGGTTCATGTTTTACAAACTCAC GAGAAAGCTGGAGTTGATTTGTCCGCCGAGTCTGGAAAAATTCCCATTTGACGACTATGAGTGCAGCATTGAGCTCCATGGAT ACGGCGGAGTTGTCTTCCCCTTACGTCAGCCATCGAAGTCTTATGAAGCGGGACCTGTCGAGGTGGACATGACTgcagtgacgtcacaattcgTAATGACAGGGCTGAAACTCAGTTCAAGGGTTACCCCTCTCAATAAGCACACAG GATGTGAACTGTTTGGAGCCAACTGCACCTTCCCTACAAACGACTGTCCGCTGATGAAAGGTTGTAGCGAGGAAAGTGACGAATGTTACTGGTGCAAACACTTAGTGGGAACATGCAGCTACATGAGCGCTACTGACCAGTGTTCCAACACCTCATCGG GACTGGCCACACTTGAGGTCCAGCTGAGCTTCTCTCGCCGAAGATGGAGTCACGTGTATCGAACCTTCGTCCCAAGTGTCGTCATCGTGGGCTGTTCCTGGATCTCCTTCTGGCTCCATCCGAGTGACATCACGGCAAGAGTCCAGCTCTGTATCACGGTGTTACTTGGCCTCATCACCACGGCCGGCAATCGTAAGGAGCATGGG GTCACAGTTGTAAGGGCAGAAGATGTCTGGATGTGCGGTGGCGTCATCATCGTCACGCTCGCTCTGTTTGAGACAGTTGTCGTCAACTCCATCCTCCGCGGAAAT CTCTCATTCTGCAAGAGCCGTGGAACACGAGTTGAGCCGATCCAAGGACCTTCGACAGCTTGGgctgaagatgaagaaaaagaagaaacatcGAGCGCATCTAACGAAACTACAGCTAGTAGGGTCGACTTCTTCTCCAGAATCCTGTTCCCGATCGGTTTTACTGTCTTTGTAGCCGGATTCCTTCTGTACTATATTTAG